The stretch of DNA TTCTCGAGCTCGTCACGCAGCGACGACTCGTAAGCCAGTCGGTCCACGAGGCCCGCCTCGAGAGCTTGCGACGCGGTCAGCAGGCCGCGGTCCACCGCTTCGATGACGGCGCCTCGCTTCATCGGGCGGTCCATCGCGATCGTGTCGATCATCTGCTCGTACATGTCGTCGATGAGCGACGTCATGTTTTCTTTGACCGCCTTGCTCCACTCGCGGCGTGTGTAGGGCTCAGCGGCGCCCTTCGCGTCGCCGACGTGAATGAAGTCCGCCTTTACGCCGACTTTCGCCAAGAGGCCCTTGTAGAACATCGGCTGCGCGCGGACGCCCGGCAGCACGAGGTAGCCCGACTCGGGCATCACCACCTCGTCGCACGCGCACGCCACGAGGTAGCTCGCGGCCTCGGCCGCTTCGAGCACCGCGACGGCATGCTTGCCCTTCGCGCGGAAGCGGGCGATCGCCTCGCGCAGCTCGTGCCGCTGTCCGGCGCCGTAGCTGGGGCTATCAAACAAGAGCACGAGTCCCTGGATCTTGTCGTCCTTCGCCGCCGCGTCGATTCGCGCGATCTGCTTCCGCAGGTCGATCGACAGATCGCCGAACGGCCCCGACCCGCCGGGCGACTCGGGCAGCTCGTCGTCGAGCACGAACCAGGCGTAGCGGACCTTCTTCGACTCGGCTTCGGTCTTCTCTTCCTGACGCTTCTTGGCACGTTCACGGGCGCGCTTCTGGGCAGGGCTCAGTTCTTTCTCATCTTCCTCTGCTTCTTCCGCTGGCTTCTCCTCCGCTTCCGCCTCGTCGTTGTCTTCGGACTTCACTTCGGAAGCTACTGGTTTTGCTTCCGCCGTTGCGGGCTCGTCGGCGATGACGAGCGTGCCGGTAAAGGAGAGCGCGAGCGCCGCGGCGAGGCAGGCGGGCAGGAAGAGGCAATGTTTCATGGCGACTTGGCGTTTCATTTAGCCCACGGTCAACGACCGGGGGCTGCGGAACTTGAATTGACAAACAGCTTTCGCCGGGCCGGCGGCGATCTTGCCGCCCCCTCGCCCGGTCCCGCTATCTTACCCCACCAGCCGGCGCCGGGGCCTAATCGATTTTCTGCGACCCGGGCGGCGTCAGCCCCCGGAGGACCCCTAGTACCTGGCAACTCCGGGAGCTGACGCTTCCCGGCTCGCACGGAGTCCACCGGTTGGCATCCGACTTTTTCTCTCTGGTTCGGCTCAAGTCCGGCTGCTACGGTCCGCGACGCTGTAATTTCCTGCTGCCCTTTCGCGGAACGGAGTCCGCCATGGCCCTCGCCCGAATCACGCTTGCTATCGCCGCTGTCGCTATCGCCTCGCCGGCCAGCGCGCAGTTCTGGAACCTCTTCGGATCGAAGAAGGAGGAGCCCGCCAAGCAGGCCGCGCCCGCCGCTCCGGCGCACGCCGCCGGCTCGTTCCAGCTGACGCAGCAGTCGGGCCCGTGGCTGATCCTCGCAACGACCTTCTCCGGTGAAGGCGCCGAGGGGCAGGCCCGTGACCTGTGCGCCGAGATTCAGCGGACCCACCGCCTGCCCGCTTACGTCCACGAGATGACGTTCGATCTCACCGACAACCAGCCCGTCGGCCGCGGCGTCGATCGCTACGGCGCCCCGGTGAAGATGCGTTACCGCACCGGCTCGAAGCGCCAGGAATGGGCCGTGCTGGTGGGCAACTACCCGTCGGTCGATGACACAATCGCCGCCCGCGATCTGCAAGCGATCAAGGCCGCCAAGCCGCAGGCGCTGGAGATCGACGAGAGCGGTCACACGAACCAGAACCTCGCCAATACGCGCGTCATGCTCGCCTCATGGACCGAGAAGAACGAGCAAGGCGGACCGATGCGAGCGGCGTTCATGACGCGCAACCCGCTGCTGCCCGACTCGTACTTCGCGCCAAAGGGCGTCGATAAGTTCGTTGAGAAGATGAACAAGGACTTCGCTCACTCCGCGCTGAAGATCCCCGGCAAGCAGACGATCCGCGTCGCCACGTTCCGCGGCCGCGGCACCCTCGTCGGCGCGAGCCAGTCGCGCAGCAGCAAGTCGCGTCGCAAGAACGCCGAGACCGATCCGCTAATGGAGGCAGCCGAGAACGCGCACCTGCTCTGCGAAGAGATGCGGCGTAAGGGCTGGGAGGCCTACGAATTCCACGACCGCACCGAGAGCTGGGTCAGCGTCGGCTCGTTCGACAACGTTATCGACGCTAACGGTCAGCCGCACCCCGACGCGGTTGAGATCGTCCGCACGTTTGGCGCCGCTCACAACACGTCGCCGACGCCGCTCGACAAGCAACGCAATGCGCCCGCCGAGTCGGCCCGCGCCGCGGAGGTCAAGCAGCAATTCAACTCGCTCTTCAGCAGCGAGGTTGGCCAGATCGCCAGCGGCATGAACCCGAAGTACGCCCAGGTGGCGTTCGAGAAGGGCCAGCCCCCGCGTCCGATCCCTTTCGACGTCTACCCCGAGGCGATCGACGCCCCAAAGAAAAGCGTCAGTAGCGGCTTCGCTTGGCGCCCGTAGGGGAATTGGTTCTGGGTAAGAAGGTAGTGGGCATGTTAGTGAGAGGGGGATCGCAAGCGAGCGGCAATGCCGAACGCGATCTCGGCTCAAAACACTGGGCAGCCTTTTCTCTTGTGCCATTGGAGATAAAAAATGCAGCCGCTCCGCGGACGCCTGTTATCTCCAAATGGCCCTATGACAATCTCACTACGTCGCTAAGAGCAGAAGGTCGTTACCCCTCTGCCCGGTCGCTTGCGACCCCCCCTATCACCAACATCCCCCTATCTCCTTCTCCGAGATCGTCCACTAGAAGCGACGCATCGGCTGCCCTAAAACGGGCCGCATGAAGGCCCCCACGCTCGTTATCGGTTCGCGCAACGCCAAGAAGCGGGATGAGCTGGTTGGCTTGCTAGCGCCGCGGGGGATCGAGGTGAAGACGCTCGCCGACTTCCCGGACCTCACGCACGAGGTGGATGAGGACGGCGATTCCTTCGAGCACAACGCCCGCAAGAAGGCGACCGAGTACGCCAAGGCCCTCGGCCACTGGGTGCTCGCCGACGACAGCGGCGTCTGTATCGACGCCCTCGGCGGGGCGCCGGGCGTTTACTCGGCCCACTACGCCGGCAAGCACGGCGATGACGCCGCGAACAACGCTCTGGTGCTCGAGAAGCTCGCCGGCCTGCCGCCCGAGAAACGCGGCGCGCACTACGTGGCGATGCTCGTGCTCGCCGACCCCGAAGGCTCCGTCCGCGCCGAGACCCGCGGCGAATGCCACGGCCGCATCCTCACCGAGCCGCACGGCGCCGGCGGGTTCGGCTACGACCCGCTGTTCGAGGTCCGGGAGTATCATCGAACGTTCGGCCAGATGGGCCCCGCCGTCAAGCGAGCCATCAGCCACCGCAGCCGCGCGATGCGAGCGATGTTGCCGCACGTGGTAAGGTTGGTGAAGCCAACTTGAGCCGAAGGCGCTAGCCTCGGGCGGCGCCACGATCAACGAACCATCATGACAACCCCCGCCCCGCTCCTCGTCCAATCCAGCCTCGCCCCCGCGTCGGTCGTCTTCGTCCGCGAACTCCCCGGCCGCAACGAGCGCTTCATCGAGCAACTCGCTGCGTGTTGCCGCGAAGTCGGCGCCGAGATGCACGTCGTCCCTGCCGGCGATCCGTATCCCGAGAACCAAGTCTGGCTGCAAGACGCCGTCGAGTTCCTTGAACGCGCGGACGGTTCCGGGACGGTCGCGCTGCTTGGCGTCCGCAACCAATCCGTCGATGACTTCGCGAAGGATCGGCTCACGGGAATCGAGACGCTCCGTATCGGCGCGTACCGGGAGGCGTTCGCCAGCGGCGCGAGCACCACGAGCACCCCTGGTGACGCCTGGATCGATTGGTTCGGCAACCTCGAAGCGTCGCCGCCTACCGCCGCGTGGCCCAACGGCCGCGTGCTGTACGGCGTGAATCCCGAGACGGGCGGGCAACTACACCCCGAGGTCGTCGCCTTCTTCACTGAGCAAGGCGCGCAGGCGCCGCTTGCGCTTGATGTCGGTTGGCTCACCGTGCGGCACGTCGATGAGATGTCGTCGTTCCTGCCCGCGAAGGACGACGGCTTCTTTGTCGCCGTCCCGGATCCAACGGCGGCGATCAAACTGCTAGAAAGCGCCGCGGCGCAGGGGCACGGCGGCGCGACGATGCTCGCTCCTTATGAGAACGGGACGACGGTTCAATCCATCCTCGACGACACGGAGTTCGTCGCGTTCAACCACCGGTTGTGGACCGAACGCATCGAGCCGATGTCGCGCGTACTGCTCGAAGGGATCGGCGTCGAGGCCGATCGACTGCGACGGTTGCCGGTGCTCTTCCAACCGAGCGGCGAGGCGCGGACGCCGAACGTCGTCAACTGTCTCGTGCTCCCGGGCACGGCTGGTGAGCCGGGCGTCGTCGCGATGTCCGAACCCTGCGGCCCCGTGATCGACGGCGTCGACCTCTTCAAGGCCGACATCGAGCAGCGGCTTACGGGGCTCGCCGCCCGCATCGCCTTCCTCGACGACCAGCCCTACCACCGGTGGTCGGGGAACGTGCACTGCGCGACGAATGCGATTCGCCCGCTGCGCCGGGAGTAGCGTCGGAGCCCGCTCCAAAGTACCGAACAATGGCGAGCCCACGATGTTAATCGTGGGTGGAACCCTGAGAGCAATATCCCCCCACGATTAACATCGTGGGCTCGCCATTTGCCGCGGCGCCGGCCCGCCAATTGTGGCGTCACGCGCCGGAGTTGGTATGCTGCTAACCGGTCCTTTTCGTCTCGGCTGATCCCCCAACCGCCCCCGCACCGCCGTGGCCCGAATCCGCCTTCCGTTTCCGTCGCCCCGTCAGTCGTCGCGTGGCGGGTACGGCCAGCAGCGCGCCCTCTTCGGCAACTCTTCGAGAGGCGGCAGCGGCCTCAAGATGCGGCTCCTGATCGCCGCGGGCTTCATCCTCTTCGCGCTGGTGAGCTACTACGGCAACCCGGGCGACGTGAACCAGATCACCGGTCAGCGCGAGCGTGTCGCCATCGCTGACGAGGAACAAGAGATGGCGCTCGGCCAGCAGGCGGCGCCCGAGATGGTGCAGATGCACGGCGGTGCTTCGCGTAGCGCGGACGGGCAAGCGCTTGTCAACAAAGTCGGCGCGGAACTGCTCACCGGTCTCGATCGATGGATGGCGGAGAAAGAAGCGGAGACGGGCGTCGAACTTCATAACCCCTACAAGTTCAAGTTCACGCTGCTTGCCGACCCCCAGACCGTCAACGCCTTTGCCTTGCCGGGCGGGCAGGTGTTTATCACCGAAGCCCTTTTCAGCCGGCTCGAAACAGTGGGGCAACTCGCCGGCGTTTTGGGACACGAGATCGGCCACGTCGTCGAGCGTCACGGTAACGAGCGGATGGCGAAGAACACACTCTTCAGCACCATCGCGATGGGCGCCGGCCAGATCGGCGGCGACGCGCAGAGCGTGCAGATGGCCCAGGCTGTCGCCAATGTCATCCAGATGAAGTATGGCCGCGACGACGAGCTCGAGAGCGACAAGTGGGGCGTGCTGCTCACCGAGAAGGCCGGCTACGACCCGCGCGCTATGATCGGCGTGATGAAAGTGCTCGACGAGGCGTCCCCCGGGGGCGGCCCGCCCGAGATGATGAGCACCCACCCCAAACCCGCCAACCGCGTCGCCTACATTCAGCAGGTGATCGAAGAGGTGTTCCCCGAGGGGGTCCGTCCGGGGTTGGAGCCGTAGCCCGCAACCTCTCCCACAAGAGTGCGATTGCTCGATTGAACTTAAGCCGCGCGACGGGGGCTTAGGTAGCGGGCCAGTTCGTCCGACATCGACGTCCGCGCCAAGCGGTGGTCGCCACGCAGCGCGTCGGCGACGACTTCGAGC from Botrimarina mediterranea encodes:
- a CDS encoding non-canonical purine NTP pyrophosphatase translates to MKAPTLVIGSRNAKKRDELVGLLAPRGIEVKTLADFPDLTHEVDEDGDSFEHNARKKATEYAKALGHWVLADDSGVCIDALGGAPGVYSAHYAGKHGDDAANNALVLEKLAGLPPEKRGAHYVAMLVLADPEGSVRAETRGECHGRILTEPHGAGGFGYDPLFEVREYHRTFGQMGPAVKRAISHRSRAMRAMLPHVVRLVKPT
- a CDS encoding protein-arginine deiminase family protein, whose product is MTTPAPLLVQSSLAPASVVFVRELPGRNERFIEQLAACCREVGAEMHVVPAGDPYPENQVWLQDAVEFLERADGSGTVALLGVRNQSVDDFAKDRLTGIETLRIGAYREAFASGASTTSTPGDAWIDWFGNLEASPPTAAWPNGRVLYGVNPETGGQLHPEVVAFFTEQGAQAPLALDVGWLTVRHVDEMSSFLPAKDDGFFVAVPDPTAAIKLLESAAAQGHGGATMLAPYENGTTVQSILDDTEFVAFNHRLWTERIEPMSRVLLEGIGVEADRLRRLPVLFQPSGEARTPNVVNCLVLPGTAGEPGVVAMSEPCGPVIDGVDLFKADIEQRLTGLAARIAFLDDQPYHRWSGNVHCATNAIRPLRRE
- a CDS encoding M48 family metalloprotease, yielding MARIRLPFPSPRQSSRGGYGQQRALFGNSSRGGSGLKMRLLIAAGFILFALVSYYGNPGDVNQITGQRERVAIADEEQEMALGQQAAPEMVQMHGGASRSADGQALVNKVGAELLTGLDRWMAEKEAETGVELHNPYKFKFTLLADPQTVNAFALPGGQVFITEALFSRLETVGQLAGVLGHEIGHVVERHGNERMAKNTLFSTIAMGAGQIGGDAQSVQMAQAVANVIQMKYGRDDELESDKWGVLLTEKAGYDPRAMIGVMKVLDEASPGGGPPEMMSTHPKPANRVAYIQQVIEEVFPEGVRPGLEP